A stretch of the Synergistaceae bacterium genome encodes the following:
- the metA gene encoding homoserine O-succinyltransferase, with translation MPITIPGDLPAAGILERENIFVMTQRRAMTQDIRPLRILILNLMPTKIVTETQLARLLGNTPLQVEIDLMAISGREHKNTPKEHMLAFYRNFDAYRDEYFDGMIITGAPVELLPFEKVDYWPELCDIMEWSKSHVHSTFHICWAAQAGLYYHYGIPKIHLPRKMFGVFRHRVTHKGSILFRGADDVFMVPHSRHTTIMRGDILRIPALKILSESYEAGVYVVSTNEGRQIFITGHSEYDPETLALEYWRDKRAGLAIHVPYNYFPNDDDSQKPICTWRSSANLLYSNWLNYFVYQQTPYDTRKIKELDLRN, from the coding sequence ATGCCCATAACAATACCCGGCGACCTTCCCGCAGCTGGAATCCTCGAACGGGAAAATATTTTCGTGATGACTCAGAGGCGCGCTATGACTCAGGATATACGCCCTCTGAGGATTCTTATTCTGAATCTCATGCCGACAAAAATTGTTACTGAGACTCAGTTAGCCCGGCTTTTAGGGAACACCCCGCTTCAAGTTGAAATTGACCTCATGGCCATCAGCGGACGCGAACACAAGAACACGCCCAAGGAACATATGTTAGCGTTCTACAGGAATTTTGACGCTTACAGGGACGAATATTTTGACGGGATGATCATCACAGGCGCACCCGTTGAGCTTCTGCCGTTTGAGAAGGTCGACTACTGGCCGGAATTGTGCGACATAATGGAGTGGAGCAAGTCCCACGTTCACAGCACGTTTCATATTTGCTGGGCGGCTCAGGCGGGACTCTATTATCATTACGGCATACCCAAAATACATTTGCCCCGCAAAATGTTCGGAGTCTTCCGCCACAGGGTTACGCACAAAGGCTCAATATTATTCCGGGGGGCTGATGATGTCTTCATGGTACCTCATTCGCGCCACACTACAATAATGCGCGGGGATATTCTGAGGATTCCCGCCCTCAAAATTCTTTCTGAGAGCTACGAGGCAGGGGTCTATGTCGTCTCTACGAACGAGGGAAGGCAGATATTTATCACCGGGCATTCTGAATATGACCCTGAGACCCTCGCGCTCGAATACTGGCGGGACAAACGCGCAGGGCTTGCCATTCACGTCCCGTATAACTATTTCCCGAATGATGACGACTCGCAGAAACCTATTTGCACGTGGCGTTCAAGTGCTAACCTTCTCTATTCCAACTGGCTGAATTATTTTGTCTACCAGCAGACACCGTATGACACACGCAAGATTAAGGAGCTTGATTTGAGGAATTGA